The stretch of DNA CGCGCAAATCGATGCGTCTGCCGACGTCGTCGCATTTCCGGTCCGCAAGGGCGAGGCGGGCACGCTCGGCGCATTGCTCGGCGCCGCGGCGGCGCAGGCACGCTTCGACGGCGCGGCGGGTACGATCGCCGAAACCGCGGCGATCGACGGCGAACAGGCGAAGCGCCTGCTCCTCGTCGGCATCGGCGAGGGCGGCGAGCAGGATCTCGAGCGCGGCGGCGCGGCGTTGACGGCAAAGCTGCAGACGAGCGGCGCGACCGCGGTCCATGTCGATTTCGCGAGCGCGGGGCAGAGCGACGCCGACGATGTCCTCGCCTTCGCGATGGGCGCGCGTCTTCGCAACTGGCGCCTCGATACCTATCGCACGCGCCTTGCCGACAAGGCAAAACCGAGCCTGAAGACGGTGACGATCGCGTCGCCGCACGGCGATCTGTCCGGCCGCTGGGCCGAAAATGAAGCGATTGCCGATGGCGTCGCGCTCACCCAGACGCTCGTCGCCGAGCCGCCGAACATCCTTTACCCGGAGACGTTCGTCGAACGCTGCCAGCACCTGACCGACCTTGGCGTCGAACTCGAAATACTCGACGAACGCCAGATGAAGGCGCTCGGCATGGGCGCGTTGCTCGGTGTCGCGCAGGGCTCGACGCGTCCGCCGCGGCTGCTCGCGATGCGCTGGAACGGCGGCAATCCGGGTGAAGCGCCCGTCGTCTTCATCGGCAAGGGCGTCACCTTCGACACCGGCGGGATCAGCCTGAAACCGGGCGCCGGCATGGACATGATGAAATGGGACATGGGCGGCGCGGGCGCGGTCGCGGGCGCGATCAAGGCGATCGCGGGCCGCAAGGCGAAGGCGAACGTCGTCGGCGTCGTCGGCCTCGTCGAAAATATGCCCGACGGTAATGCGATGCGCCCCGGCGACATCGTCACCACCATGTCGGGGCAGACGGTCGAGGTGCTCAACACCGACGCCGAAGGCCGCCTCGTCCTCTGCGATGCGATCAGCTGGGCGCAGAGCGCCTATAACCCCAAGGTGATCGTCGATCTCGCGACGCTGACCGGGGCGATGGTCATCTCGCTCGGCCACGAATATGCGGGCATCTTCGCGAACGACGATACGCTCGCGGCCGATCTGCTCGCAGCGGGTGAGGCCAGCAACAACAAGCTGTGGCGTTTCCCGTTGTCGCCCGCCTACGACAAGCTGATCGACAGCCCGATCGCCGACATGAAGAATATCGGCCCGCGCGAAGGCGGCTCGATCACCGCGGCGCAGTTCCTGAAGCGCTTTGTCGACGAAGGCGTCGCCTGGGCGCATCTCGACATCGCGGGCATGGCGTGGGCCGACAAGGACGGTCCGGTGTGGGCGAAGGGTGCGACCGGATACGGCGTGCGCCTGCTCGACCGCTACATCGCCGCCAACCACGAAGGCTGAACGAAACGGGGCAGGGGAGCATGGCGCGCGTCGACTTTTACCGGCTGACCCGCGACCCGGTCGAACGGGTGCTCCCCGCGCTCGCGACGCGCATATTGGCAAATGGCGACCGCCTGCTAGTGGTCGCCGCGCCCGCGATGCAGCGGCAGGCGATCGACGAGGCGCTATGGACGCTGCAACCCGCCAGCTTCCTGCCGCACGGAAATGCGGGGTCGCCCGACGAGGAAATCGAGCCGATCCTGATTTCGGGCACGCTCGACCCGTCGCCGCCCAACCGCGCGACACTCGTCGCGCTCGCCGACGGCGAATGGCGCGAGGAAGCACTCGGCTTCGAGCGCACATTCCTGCTCTTCGACAACAGCCGCATCGACGACGCGCGTGCGCTCTGGCGCACGCTGGCGGCACGCGAAGACGTCGACAACCGCTTCTGGAAACAGGACGAAAACGGCCGCTGGTCCGAAGGGCCCTAAGCGTCCGGCGCTCTGTCCTTGCAGTGCAGCAAAAGCGCGGCTAGAGGCGCGCGCATCGCAGACAATAACAACACAGGAGCTTCCCCCATGGCGGTCACTCGCACCTTTTCGATCATCAAGCCCGACGCCACGCGCCGGAACATCACCGGCGCCGTCACCAAGATGCTGGAAGACGCCGGCCTTCGCGTCGTCGCGTCGAAGCGCATCCACATGAGCCGCGAACAGGCCGAAGGCTTTTACGCGGTCCATAAGGAACGCCCCTTTTTCGGCGAACTCGTCGATTTCATGATCAGCGGCCCCGTCGTCGTCCAGGTCCTTGAAGGCGAGAACGCGATGCAGGCGAACCGCGACATCATGGGCGCGACCAACCCCAAGGACGCCGCCCCCGGCACGATCCGCAAGGAGCTCGCCGAAAGCATCGAAGCGAACACGGTCCACGGTTCGGACAGCGACGAGAATGCCGCGATCGAGATCGCCTATTTCTTCAAGCCCGAAGAAATCGTCGGCTAAACACCCTTTGCCGCAAGGCACGAAGAGGCCGCCGGAGCGATCCGGCGGCCTTTTTATATGGTGGAACAAGCCAGCGAGCGTCGCGTTGTCCCGGCAGGACGGGAGCGCGCATATGGCCAGGCAACCTGACGGATATCATACGCTGAACCCGATTTTGCGGGTCGGCGATGCGGCTGCGGCGCTCGGTTTCTACAAGGCGGCCTTTGGTGCGAGCGAAGATTTCCGGCGCGAGATGGACGGACGGCTGCTGATCGCGGTGATCCTGATCGGGGACTCGCGCGTGATGATTTCCGACAGGTCGAACGAGCCTGCGAAGGATTTCGGTCCCGATACGCCCGCCAGCAGCCTCGAACTCAAAATCTATGTCGACGATGTCGACGCCGCCTATCGCCGCGCGCTCGACGCGGGCGCCGCCGCGGAAGAAGCGGTCGGCGAAAAATATTGGGGCGAGCGCATGGGATCGCTCACCGACCCGTTTGGCTTCACCTGGCGTCTCGCGCAGTTCATCGAAGAGGTGCCGCACGATGAAATCGAGAAGCGGATGCACGCGGATGCGCGCGAATAATTCCTAAAATTCGTCGGCGACGCCCATCAGCCCCGCCAGCTTCTTCGGCGCGACCGACAGCCAGCTCTTGCGCAGCCATTCGCCGATCGCGTCCCAATCGGTGTCGCCAAGGTCGAGGCGGATGCCGACCCAGCCGTCGCCGAAATAGGCGGGGCGGTAATAGCGGTCTTCGTCGAGTTCGATCAGCGCCGCCTGTTCGTCGCCGCCGCTGATCTTGACGAGTATCGCAATCTTGCCGTCGCCATGATGGTCCTCGGTGAAATAGGCGAATTTCTTGCCCTTCACGATCCCGAAGCAAGGCATGCCGTGCGACGTCACCTCGTCGGCCTCGGGCAGCGCCATCGCCAGCTCGCGGACGCGGCCGCGCAGATAGTCGGGCGACCGCTCGCGCGTCACGAAGGCGGCGAGCGTGGCGGGGTAAAGCTGATGTTCGGCGAACTGCACGCGCCGCGCCAGCGTTTCGACCGTATCGCCGGGCAGGATCGCGACCGGCGTCTGCGCGAGCACCGGACCCTCGTCGACCCCGGGCGTCACGATATGGACGCTGCATCCGCCGAATTTGTCGCCCGCGTCGATGGCCTGCTGGTGCGTGTTCAGCCCCTTGTAGAGTGGCAACAGGCTGGGGTGGATGTTGATCATCTTGCCCGTCCAGCGGCCGACGAAATCATCCGAAAGGATGCGCATATAGCCGGCGAGCGCGACGAATTCAGCGCCCGCCGCGCGCAATTGCTCGTCGACCAGCGCGTCGAACGCATCGCGGTTCATGCCCTTGTGCGACAATCCCCACGTCGCGATGCCCTCGGCCTCGGCAATCTTCAGCCCCGGCGCGTCGGGATCGTTGCTGCCGACGAACACCAGCTCATAAGGGCAGTCGGCGGCTTTCGCGGCATAGAGCAGCGCCGCCATATTGGTGCCGGCGCCCGAAATCAGGACGGCGACACGCGCTTTAGCCATTATGCGTGGCGCTCCATGCCCCCATCGCGCTCCACGTTTCGGCGCTGCCCGTCACGGTGCAGCCCTTTTCGCCGTCGGCGATATGGCCGATGCGGAACACCGTCTCGCCCGCGGCTTCGAGCGCCGCCATCACCTCGGCAACATCGCCCTCGGCAACGACGACAGCCATGCCGATCCCGCAGTTAAAGGTGCGCGCCATTTCCTCGGGCTCGATATTGCCCTGCGCTTGCAGGAACGCCATCAGCCGCGGCTGTTCCCATGCGTCGGCATCGACATGCGCATGAAGGGTTTTCGGCAGGATGCGCGGGATATTCTCGAGCAATCCGCCGCCCGTGATATGCGCGAGCGCGTGGATCTTGCCGGTCTTCACCAGCGGCAGCAGGCTCTTCACATAGATGCGCGTCGGCGCCATCAGCGCGTCGATCAGCAGGATGGTCTGGTCGAACAGCGCAGGGCGATCGAGCTTCCACCCCTTGTCGGCGGCGAGGCGGCGCACGAGTGAGAAGCCGTTCGAATGCACGCCCGACGAAGCGAGGCCGAGAATCACGTCGCCGGCCGCGACCTTGTCGGCGGTCAGCACCTGATCGCGCTCGACCGCGCCGACGCAGAAGCCCGCAAGGTCGTAATCGCCGTCCGAATACATGCCCGGCATCTCGGCGGTTTCCCCGCCGATCAGCGCGCATCCGGCCTGCTTGCAGCCCTCGGCGATGCTCGCGACGACTTCGGTCGCGACATCGTTATCGAGCTTGCCGGTCGCATAATAATCGAGGAAAAGCAGCGGCTCGGCGCCCTGAACGATCAGATCATTCGCGCACATCGCGACCAGGTCGATTCCGACCCCGTCATGCTTGCCCGATTCGATGGCGAGCTTGAGCTTGGTGCCCACGCCGTCGTTCGCCGCGACGAGCAAAGGATCGTTGAACCCCGCCGCCTTCAGGTCGAAAAAGCCGCCAAAGCCGCCAAGATCGGCGTCGGCGCCGGGTCGGCGCGTCGCACGGGCGAGCGGAGCAATGGCACGGACCAGCGCATTGCCGGTCTCGATCGATACGCCGGCCTGCGCATAAGTGTAGGAGCCGGGTTGGTTGTGCTTGGAATCCATGGCCCGCGCGACTAACGCTTCCGGCCGACAAATGCCATGATTTCCTTGTCGGGGCCCGCGCTTTTGGGCAAAGCATAGAGAAGATATGATTTCGGCTGCTTTCCCCCGCTTCGCTCCCACCTTCGCCTTCGACGCCCTGCGTGGCCGCGATTGGCGCTGGGTCGCTCTTTTCGGCCTTTTCTTCGCGATTCTGCTCGCCGGCATCGTCGATGGCCAGATCACCCGCGGCAATCGCGGCATCACCCCGATCAACAGCAGCGGTGATTTCCTTACGAGCGGCATCATGGTCGATGTCACCGGCGACAATGCCGACGATGCGCGGACCAAGGGCTGGCGCGAGGCGCAGCGCCTGGCCTGGACCCAGCTCTATCGCAAATTGAATGGCAGCGACGGCCCCAAACTCGGCGATTCGGTGCTCGACGGAATCGTGACCGCGATCGTCGTCGAGGAAGAACAGATCGGCCCGCGCCGCTATGTCGCGCGGCTCGGCGTCCAGTTCGACCGCGTGCGCGCGGGGCAGATTCTCGGCGTCAGCGGCCGCACGCTCCGTTCGCCGCCGTTGCTCGTCATCCCCGTCTATTCGATCGACGGCATCCCGCAGGTGTTCGAACAGCGCAGCGCCTGGCAGCGCGCGTGGGCCGAATATAATACGGGGCAGAGCGCGATCGATTATGTCCGCACCGCGGGCACCGGCGCCGATACGCTGCTGATCAACGCGGGGCAGACCGGCCGCCGCGGCCGCGTCTGGTGGCGCGTGATCCTCGATCAATATGGCGCCGCCGACGTACTGACGCCGATCGCGCGCGTCGAATATTCCTATCCCGGCGGCCCGATCAAAGGCTATTTCACCGCGCGCTTCGGCCCCGACAGCAAGCTGATCTCCAGCTTCACCATGACCGGCCCCAGCCCCGCGGCGCTGCCCGACATGATGGAAAAGGCGGTCGCGCGGATGGACCGCATCTATATCGACGCACTGGCTGCGGGCGTGCTGCGCACCGACACCTATCTCGTGCTCGAAAAGCCGGTCGAAAAGGAAGACCTGCCCGAAGAGGCCGCGACCGACGAAGAGGTGCTGCCCAGCGAAACCGACGCCAGCGTGCCGACGACGGCTGCGCCCGGCGTGCAGAGCTTCACCGTCCAGTACAGCTCGCCCGACGTCGATTCGGTCACCGCGACCGAACGCGCTGTGGCGGGCGCCGCGGGCGTCCAGTCGGCCTCGACCACCAGCCTCGCGCTCGGCGGCACCTCGGTGATGCGCGTCAGCTTCCGGGGTGACCTCGCTGCTCTCAGTGCGGCGCTCGCCGCACGCGGGTTCAAGGTGCAGGAAGGCGGCGGCCAGCTCAGGATCAGCCGCTGATGGCGCGCGCGCCGGGACAGATCGCCCTGCCGCTCGACTGGAGCGCGGGCGGGTCGAACGACGGTCCGCTGATCGTCGGCACCAGCAACGCCGATGCCGTGCGCTATCTGCGCCATGTCGCCACCTGGCCCGTCCGTACCGCGGTGCTCACCGGACCGCGCGGTTCGGGGCGCAGCCTGATGGGCCGCCTCTTCGCGCGCGACACCGGCGGGAAGGTCATCGACGGCCATGACAGCGTTTCGGAAGAAGAGATTTTTCACGCGTGGAACGCCGCGCAGGCCAGCGGCTCACCGCTGCTGATCATCGCCGATGCGCCGCCCACGGATTGGAATGTCGCGCTTCCCGATCTTCGTTCGCGCCTTGCGGCCGTACCCGTGCTGACGATCGGCGATCCCGACGACTGCCTCGCGCGCGACCTGATCGAAGCGCTGTTCGCACAGCGCGGCATGGCGCTTGCGCCCGGCGTCGCCTCCTATATCGTGCCGCGCATGGAACGCAGCTATGCGATGATCCACCGCATCGTCGGCGCGCTCGACGCCGCGTCGCTCGAAAAGGGCGGCGGCATTAGTATTCGTCTTACGCGTGAAACATTACTGTCACAGGGGCTCATCGATCCCGATTTGCTCGAACGACAGGATGACGCGACATGTCGATAACCGGCGGCCCCTTACGCGCAGACAATGATGCCGATACCGCGGCGACGCCGCCCAGCTTTGGCCCCGAACGCTTCTTCAACCGCGAACTCTCCTGGCTCGCCTTCAACCGCCGGGTGATGGAAGAAGCGCGCAACCCCGCGCATCCCTTGCTCGAACGTCTTCGCTTCCTGTCGATTTCGGGCAGCAACCTCGACGAATTCTTCATGGTCCGCGTCGCGGGGCTGAAGGGGCAGCAGTTGCAAGGGATCGACGACCCCTCGGCCGACGGCCGCTCGCCGGGGCAGCAACTCGCCGAGATCGAGGCCGAGGTGAACCGCCTCGTCGACCAGCAGCAGAGCGAATGGCAATTGCTCCATCGCCAGCTCGGCGAACAGGGCATCGTCGTCCACGGCACCGGGTCGGACAAGGAAGCGCTGCGCACCGCTCTGCGGCAATATTTTATCGACCAGATTTTCCCGATCCTGACGCCGCAGGTTCTCGATCCGGCACATCCCTTCCCCTTCATCCCGAACCGCGGCCTCGGCGTCATCTTCGACCTGCAGCGCAAGGCGACGGGGGAGACGATCCGCGAACTGGTGATGATCCCCGCTTCGCTCGCGCGTTTCGTGCCGGTGCCGGGGCAGCCGGGCGCGTTCGTACCGATCGAATATCTGATCGAGATTTTCGGCGATCTGCTGTTCCCCGGCTTCACGATCCGCTCGCTGGGCGTGTTCCGCATCATCCGCGACAGCGATATCGAGCTGGAGGAAGAGGCAGAGGATCTCGTGCGCCTGTTCCGCACCGCGATCCGCCGCCGCCGCCGCGGCCGCGTGATCCTACTCGAACTCGAAGCCGACATGCCCGGCGAAATCGCCGAGGTGCTGAACGCAGATATTCAGGGGCACGAGGCGATCGTCGCCAAGATCGGCGGCTTTATCGGGCTTGCGGCGCTTTCGGCGCTGGTCGATGTCGACCGGCCCGACCTCAAATTTCCCGCTTACTCGGCGCGTTTCCCCGAACGTATCCGCGAACATGGCGGCGACTGTTTCGCGGCGATCCGCTCGAAGGACATCGTCGTCCACCACCCCTATGAGAGCTTCGACGTCGTCCTATCCTTCCTGCGGCAGGCGGCGGCCGATCCCGACGTCGTCGCGATCAAGCAGACGCTCTACCGCGCGGGCAACCAGTCGCCGGTCATCCGCGCGCTGATCGAGGCGGCCGAGGCGGGCAAGTCGGTGACCGCGGTCGTCGAACTCAAGGCGCGTTTCGACGAGGAGCAGAATCTCCTCTGGGCGAACCAGCTCGAACGCGCGGGGGTGCAGGTCGTCTACGGCTTTATCGAGTGGAAGACGCACGCCAAGATTTCGATGGTCGTGCGCCGCGAGGGGCAGGG from Sphingopyxis sp. CCNWLW2 encodes:
- the ndk gene encoding nucleoside-diphosphate kinase — protein: MAVTRTFSIIKPDATRRNITGAVTKMLEDAGLRVVASKRIHMSREQAEGFYAVHKERPFFGELVDFMISGPVVVQVLEGENAMQANRDIMGATNPKDAAPGTIRKELAESIEANTVHGSDSDENAAIEIAYFFKPEEIVG
- a CDS encoding DNA polymerase III subunit chi, with amino-acid sequence MARVDFYRLTRDPVERVLPALATRILANGDRLLVVAAPAMQRQAIDEALWTLQPASFLPHGNAGSPDEEIEPILISGTLDPSPPNRATLVALADGEWREEALGFERTFLLFDNSRIDDARALWRTLAAREDVDNRFWKQDENGRWSEGP
- the purM gene encoding phosphoribosylformylglycinamidine cyclo-ligase: MDSKHNQPGSYTYAQAGVSIETGNALVRAIAPLARATRRPGADADLGGFGGFFDLKAAGFNDPLLVAANDGVGTKLKLAIESGKHDGVGIDLVAMCANDLIVQGAEPLLFLDYYATGKLDNDVATEVVASIAEGCKQAGCALIGGETAEMPGMYSDGDYDLAGFCVGAVERDQVLTADKVAAGDVILGLASSGVHSNGFSLVRRLAADKGWKLDRPALFDQTILLIDALMAPTRIYVKSLLPLVKTGKIHALAHITGGGLLENIPRILPKTLHAHVDADAWEQPRLMAFLQAQGNIEPEEMARTFNCGIGMAVVVAEGDVAEVMAALEAAGETVFRIGHIADGEKGCTVTGSAETWSAMGAWSATHNG
- a CDS encoding heavy-metal-associated domain-containing protein, which produces MISAAFPRFAPTFAFDALRGRDWRWVALFGLFFAILLAGIVDGQITRGNRGITPINSSGDFLTSGIMVDVTGDNADDARTKGWREAQRLAWTQLYRKLNGSDGPKLGDSVLDGIVTAIVVEEEQIGPRRYVARLGVQFDRVRAGQILGVSGRTLRSPPLLVIPVYSIDGIPQVFEQRSAWQRAWAEYNTGQSAIDYVRTAGTGADTLLINAGQTGRRGRVWWRVILDQYGAADVLTPIARVEYSYPGGPIKGYFTARFGPDSKLISSFTMTGPSPAALPDMMEKAVARMDRIYIDALAAGVLRTDTYLVLEKPVEKEDLPEEAATDEEVLPSETDASVPTTAAPGVQSFTVQYSSPDVDSVTATERAVAGAAGVQSASTTSLALGGTSVMRVSFRGDLAALSAALAARGFKVQEGGGQLRISR
- a CDS encoding leucyl aminopeptidase, with amino-acid sequence MDIQFVAQIDASADVVAFPVRKGEAGTLGALLGAAAAQARFDGAAGTIAETAAIDGEQAKRLLLVGIGEGGEQDLERGGAALTAKLQTSGATAVHVDFASAGQSDADDVLAFAMGARLRNWRLDTYRTRLADKAKPSLKTVTIASPHGDLSGRWAENEAIADGVALTQTLVAEPPNILYPETFVERCQHLTDLGVELEILDERQMKALGMGALLGVAQGSTRPPRLLAMRWNGGNPGEAPVVFIGKGVTFDTGGISLKPGAGMDMMKWDMGGAGAVAGAIKAIAGRKAKANVVGVVGLVENMPDGNAMRPGDIVTTMSGQTVEVLNTDAEGRLVLCDAISWAQSAYNPKVIVDLATLTGAMVISLGHEYAGIFANDDTLAADLLAAGEASNNKLWRFPLSPAYDKLIDSPIADMKNIGPREGGSITAAQFLKRFVDEGVAWAHLDIAGMAWADKDGPVWAKGATGYGVRLLDRYIAANHEG
- a CDS encoding VOC family protein, translated to MARQPDGYHTLNPILRVGDAAAALGFYKAAFGASEDFRREMDGRLLIAVILIGDSRVMISDRSNEPAKDFGPDTPASSLELKIYVDDVDAAYRRALDAGAAAEEAVGEKYWGERMGSLTDPFGFTWRLAQFIEEVPHDEIEKRMHADARE
- a CDS encoding HdaA/DnaA family protein; amino-acid sequence: MARAPGQIALPLDWSAGGSNDGPLIVGTSNADAVRYLRHVATWPVRTAVLTGPRGSGRSLMGRLFARDTGGKVIDGHDSVSEEEIFHAWNAAQASGSPLLIIADAPPTDWNVALPDLRSRLAAVPVLTIGDPDDCLARDLIEALFAQRGMALAPGVASYIVPRMERSYAMIHRIVGALDAASLEKGGGISIRLTRETLLSQGLIDPDLLERQDDATCR
- a CDS encoding RNA degradosome polyphosphate kinase, yielding MSITGGPLRADNDADTAATPPSFGPERFFNRELSWLAFNRRVMEEARNPAHPLLERLRFLSISGSNLDEFFMVRVAGLKGQQLQGIDDPSADGRSPGQQLAEIEAEVNRLVDQQQSEWQLLHRQLGEQGIVVHGTGSDKEALRTALRQYFIDQIFPILTPQVLDPAHPFPFIPNRGLGVIFDLQRKATGETIRELVMIPASLARFVPVPGQPGAFVPIEYLIEIFGDLLFPGFTIRSLGVFRIIRDSDIELEEEAEDLVRLFRTAIRRRRRGRVILLELEADMPGEIAEVLNADIQGHEAIVAKIGGFIGLAALSALVDVDRPDLKFPAYSARFPERIREHGGDCFAAIRSKDIVVHHPYESFDVVLSFLRQAAADPDVVAIKQTLYRAGNQSPVIRALIEAAEAGKSVTAVVELKARFDEEQNLLWANQLERAGVQVVYGFIEWKTHAKISMVVRREGQGYRTYCHFGTGNYHPVTARIYTDLSFFTADPRAGRDAAQLFNYITGYVEPERLDLITMSPLNMRAHLSELIDAEIAAAKAGQPSGVWAKMNSLVDPDIIDKLYEASAAGVPIELIVRGICCLRPDVPGLSETIRVKSVVGRFLEHSRVWAFANGAPLPHRAAKLYISSADWMPRNFDRRVEYMIPIENPTVHDQILDQVLVANLIDNEQSWILQPDGTSIRVAPGDKPFNLHHYFMNNPSLSGRGTALHKRQDVPTLAFDVRED
- the purN gene encoding phosphoribosylglycinamide formyltransferase, which gives rise to MAKARVAVLISGAGTNMAALLYAAKAADCPYELVFVGSNDPDAPGLKIAEAEGIATWGLSHKGMNRDAFDALVDEQLRAAGAEFVALAGYMRILSDDFVGRWTGKMINIHPSLLPLYKGLNTHQQAIDAGDKFGGCSVHIVTPGVDEGPVLAQTPVAILPGDTVETLARRVQFAEHQLYPATLAAFVTRERSPDYLRGRVRELAMALPEADEVTSHGMPCFGIVKGKKFAYFTEDHHGDGKIAILVKISGGDEQAALIELDEDRYYRPAYFGDGWVGIRLDLGDTDWDAIGEWLRKSWLSVAPKKLAGLMGVADEF